One window from the genome of Bacillus kexueae encodes:
- a CDS encoding YheC/YheD family protein, producing MKKTPFLVGILAGDSQAGKPFVGNVALFKQLQAKIRHQRGDAFVFTPSTIKNNRIDGFQYIQKKWIQKPFRFPDVVYNRFPFREDEVSMNWLYQLFDHHNIPFFNRHFFHKGEVYEVLREHEMLATHLPMTKTIDSIQDVVTFIRRYPFVYIKRALSSKGDGVFKITCTASHYFMETPNDTWTIPSIQEMVDHIQPSFQTTPYIIQEGIETDHFNGHKYDVRVYVHAFQNQFVVSGIGVRVSCAQSVTTHVPKGGKIIPFSVVSDRFNERNIKEICQHIGEALSNRYGLVGEFSVDIGRTPDGRLYIFEVNAKPMKFDEQIIYEQGLDNLVSYFYQLTTSKRDSAFQ from the coding sequence ATGAAGAAGACACCCTTTCTTGTCGGTATTTTAGCCGGTGACTCGCAGGCAGGAAAACCGTTTGTCGGCAATGTAGCGTTATTTAAACAACTACAAGCAAAAATTCGGCATCAACGTGGTGATGCTTTCGTCTTTACGCCATCAACAATCAAGAATAATCGAATCGATGGTTTCCAATACATTCAAAAAAAGTGGATTCAAAAACCTTTCCGATTCCCGGACGTCGTGTATAATCGCTTTCCGTTTCGGGAGGATGAAGTATCCATGAACTGGCTGTACCAACTATTTGATCATCATAATATTCCCTTTTTTAACCGTCATTTTTTTCATAAAGGAGAAGTGTACGAAGTACTTCGAGAGCATGAAATGTTAGCTACTCATCTCCCTATGACGAAGACCATTGACTCCATTCAAGATGTTGTCACCTTCATTCGAAGGTATCCATTTGTCTACATCAAACGAGCATTAAGTAGCAAAGGCGATGGCGTTTTTAAAATCACATGTACCGCTTCACATTATTTCATGGAAACGCCGAACGACACATGGACAATTCCATCCATTCAAGAAATGGTTGACCACATTCAACCGTCGTTTCAAACGACGCCTTATATCATTCAAGAAGGCATCGAAACAGATCACTTCAATGGTCACAAATACGATGTACGAGTCTACGTTCATGCGTTTCAAAACCAATTCGTCGTATCTGGTATAGGCGTACGCGTATCCTGTGCGCAATCGGTCACCACTCACGTACCAAAAGGCGGAAAAATCATTCCTTTTTCCGTTGTTTCCGACCGTTTTAATGAGCGTAATATAAAAGAAATTTGCCAACATATTGGAGAGGCCCTTTCTAACAGATACGGATTAGTCGGTGAATTTTCGGTCGACATCGGCCGTACACCTGATGGTCGACTCTATATCTTTGAAGTGAATGCCAAACCGATGAAATTCGATGAACAAATAATTTACGAACAAGGACTAGACAATCTCGTCTCCTATTTTTACCAGCTTACAACCTCAAAAAGGGATTCCGCCTTTCAGTAG
- a CDS encoding YheE family protein: MITHFQWKPLLKQSNLPGWRISFFFNGVHYDAIYHRSGQIEWGQTIPPKDKEQLIIEQIHELMLFHIYD, translated from the coding sequence ATGATTACACACTTTCAATGGAAACCATTACTTAAGCAATCAAACTTACCCGGATGGCGTATCTCCTTTTTCTTCAACGGCGTTCATTACGATGCCATTTACCATCGCTCTGGTCAAATCGAGTGGGGACAGACGATTCCCCCAAAAGACAAAGAACAATTAATCATTGAACAAATTCACGAACTCATGCTCTTCCACATTTACGATTGA